In a single window of the Prochlorococcus marinus CUG1415 genome:
- a CDS encoding F0F1 ATP synthase subunit gamma, giving the protein MANLKEIRDRIVSVKNTRKITEAMRLVAAAKVRRAQDQVLKSRPFADKLARVLENIQSRVQFEAVDSPLLSKRDVKTISLVCITADRGLCGGYNTNIIKKVEIRYAELIKQGYEPNLILVGKKAIGYFQNRKDRYTIKSTFKELEQVPTAKDSEGVTNEILAEFLSENSDRVEIIYTKFITLVSCAPVVQTLLPLDPQGIAEENDEIFRLTTKDSKLLVEKSNIDQSDSEKLPSDIVFEQSPDQLLDSLLPLYLQNQVLRALQESAASELACRMTAMNNASDNAKELASTLNLTYNKARQAAITQEILEVVGGSAV; this is encoded by the coding sequence ATGGCAAATCTTAAAGAAATTAGAGATCGAATAGTTTCTGTTAAAAATACACGAAAAATAACAGAAGCTATGAGATTAGTTGCAGCTGCAAAAGTTAGGAGGGCACAAGATCAAGTTCTTAAGAGTAGGCCTTTTGCAGATAAACTTGCTCGGGTTTTAGAAAATATTCAATCTAGAGTTCAGTTTGAAGCTGTGGATTCTCCTCTTCTATCAAAAAGAGATGTAAAAACAATTTCTTTGGTATGCATAACTGCTGATAGAGGATTATGTGGAGGATACAATACCAACATAATCAAGAAGGTGGAAATTAGGTATGCAGAGCTGATTAAACAAGGTTATGAACCAAATTTGATCTTAGTTGGTAAAAAGGCAATAGGTTATTTCCAAAATAGGAAAGATAGATACACAATTAAAAGCACATTTAAAGAGCTGGAACAGGTACCGACAGCCAAGGACTCTGAGGGAGTTACAAATGAGATTTTAGCTGAATTTCTTTCGGAAAATTCTGATAGGGTAGAAATTATTTATACGAAATTCATAACTCTAGTTAGTTGCGCCCCTGTCGTTCAAACATTATTGCCACTAGATCCTCAAGGTATTGCTGAGGAAAATGATGAAATTTTTAGGTTGACTACAAAAGATAGTAAGTTACTTGTTGAGAAATCAAATATTGATCAAAGTGATTCAGAGAAGTTACCATCAGATATTGTTTTTGAACAAAGTCCTGATCAACTATTAGATTCGTTATTACCATTATATTTACAGAATCAGGTACTAAGAGCTCTTCAAGAGTCGGCAGCTTCAGAACTCGCATGCAGGATGACTGCTATGAATAATGCTAGTGATAATGCTAAAGAATTAGCAAGTACTTTGAATCTAACCTATAACAA